One stretch of Salmo trutta chromosome 7, fSalTru1.1, whole genome shotgun sequence DNA includes these proteins:
- the LOC115197249 gene encoding uncharacterized protein LOC115197249: MMGACCFRLPEPSPLVGYDSQGNGRHGYNTTSNQEQSGRGQKEEEAWFGEITDKRTLEEDGSDHFGYQWFNLTRPDQQRERKEERGREKNASGFDGTDADFTYSCEYLSVSACQARVRDLQGEGEAVSFSPGQRCSEVGCVHACGCLYNSLPRSYGERFRHGCEECLCDQSGAVQCGCSQLTQRKEIRDLTLKERRQYQRAIRRLYAQPGVWDGFTKLRAEFSPQAGGHTYFLPWQRYFLRVVEQELQAVSSCQLGVPYFEWTVDSGDLLTSAVWQAEMFGGDGEREGNGERERDEERDRASEGDGEQESNSVSGCVPHHSFQGLSARFHWSPCLRRSFNTSVSVPDAVSVQRLLSQGNFLLFSQALQGLSGLFRLWVGGHMASPLAAYDPLYLSHAAFIDKLWTHWQDRHRDVHTHEEAHGHTHLHTQYPVRQRHVKMKPFGIAPDDVMSSREQLCVVYVPITLGAPCNVTSSLLAERGKGRHRGAKDTASYNRKRQDTKNNHKHSTYDYNAQGYDGFDHSGYNRNGYDRQGFNRMGWDLLGYNRDGLDRDHIDREGYDISGYNRYGFDRHNVTWFGMRWDGLFMREEEREEDTQGEKEKESEVREESGEEEEREREKVMSELFSDSGYSVYGFDPFGLDRGGFDAFGFRPDGYDKDSCNWFYNGPHYLRFYYHTQQQLISTNQHTLNHITRTCSPITALPQHWPLQDWMALDQEESQALIGQLEREWAGQKHSDNYYTHKVMSQRGRGIWLPITPDSRFCFELHWFSGCPLGSAPLTCPDLCREARCLGNPMAECRLRNCGSCFTEWLDPTTGAYVICQGW; this comes from the exons ATGATGGGAGCCTGCTGCTTCCGCCTGCCCGAACCGAGCCCTCTCGTTGGCTACGACAGCCAGGGCAATGGTCGCCATGGATACAACACAACCTCCAACCAGGAGCAAAGTGGAAGGGGCCAAAAGGAGGAAGAGGCATGGTTTGGAGAAATAACTGACAAGAGGACATTGGAGGAGGACGGATCTGATCACTTTGGTTACCAGTGGTTCAACCTGACCAGGCCAGAccagcagagagaaagaaaggaggagagagggagagagaaaaatgcTAGTGGGTTTGACGGGACGGATGCTGATTTCACCTACAGCTGTGAGTACCTGTCTGTGTCAGCCTGTCAGGCCAGGGTCAGGGAcctgcagggagagggagaggctgtaAGTTTCTCCCCCGGCCAGCGCTGCTCTGAGGTGGGTTGCGTCCACGCCTGTGGCTGCCTCTACAATAGCCTGCCACGGAGCTACGGGGAGAGGTTCAGGCATGGCTGTGAAGAGTGTTTGTGTGATCAAAGCGGAGCGGTGCAGTGTGGGTGTAGTCAACTGACACAGCGGAAGGAGATACGAGACCTGACCCTGAAAGAGAGACGCCAGTACCAACGAGCCATCAGAAGGCTCTACGCACAGCCAG GTGTATGGGACGGTTTCACCAAGCTGAGAGCTGAGTTCTCCCCTCAGGCTGGTGGACACACCTACTTCCTGCCCTGGCAGCGCTACTTCCTGCGGGTGGTGGAGCAGGAGCTCCAGGCTGTGTCGTCATGCCAACTGGGTGTTCCGTACTTCGAGTGGACGGTCGACTCTGGGGATCTTTTGACCTCAGCTGTCTGGCAGGCCGAGATGTTtggaggagacggagagagagaggggaatggcgAGAGGGaaagggatgaagagagggatagagcgagtgagggggatggagagcAAGAGAGCAACTCTGTCTCAGGCTGTGTCCCCCACCACTCCTTCCAGGGCTTGTCTGCACGGTTCCACTGGTCCCCCTGTCTACGACGGAGCTTCAACACCTCG GTGTCTGTGCCTGACGCGGTGAGCGTCCAGAGGCTACTGTCCCAGGGAAACTTTCTGTTGTTCTCCCAGGCTCTGCAGGGGCTGTCTGGGCTATTTAGGCTCTGGGTGGGGGGCCACATGGCCTCTCCTCTGGCCGCCTACGACCCCCTCTACCTCTCACACGCCGCTTTCATCGACAAGCTCTGGACACACTGGCAGGACAGGCACAGAGACGTGCACACTCATGAAGAAGCTCATGGGCACACTCACCTACACACCCAGTACCCGGTGAGGCAGCGCCACGTCAAGATGAAGCCGTTCGGCATTGCTCCTGATGATGTGATGTCTTCACGGGAACaactgtgtgtggtgtatgtaccCATAACCCTCGGAGCTCCCTGCAATGTGACATCATCACTCCTTGCCGAAAGAGGGAAGGGCCGCCACAGAGGAGCGAAAGACACTGCCAGCTATAACAGAAAGAGACAAGATACAAAAAACAACCATAAACACAGCACCTATGATTACAATGCACAAGGCTATGATGGCTTTGACCACAGTGGTTACAATCGCAATGGATATGACAGACAAGGTTTCAACCGCATGGGCTGGGACCTGCTTGGTTACAATAGGGATGGTTTGGACCGTGACCACATCGACAGAGAGGGCTATGACATTTCTGGATACAACCGCTATGGGTTTGACCGCCACAATGTTACATGGTTCGGGATGCGCTGGGATGGATTGtttatgagggaggaggagagagaagaggacactcagggggagaaagagaaggagagtgaggtgagagaggagagtggagaggaggaggagagagaaagagagaaggttaTGTCAGAGCTCTTTAGCGACAGTGGCTACAGTGTTTATGGTTTCGACCCCTTTGGTTTGGACCGGGGTGGTTTTGATGCATTTGGATTTCGACCAGACGGTTACGATAAGGACAGCTGTAACTGGTTCTACAACGGACCGCACTACCTACGGTTCTACTACCACACCCAACAGCAGCTAATTTCAACCAATCAACACACTCTTAACCACATTACAAGAACCTGCTCTCCAATCACAGCCCTGCCTCAGCACTGGCCTTTGCAGGATTGGATGGCTCTGGATCAAGAGGAGAGCCAAGCCCTGATTGGTCAGCTGGAGCGGGAGTGGGCGGGACAGAAGCATTCTGATAACTACTACACCCACAAGGTGATGTCACAGAGGGGACGGGGCATTTGGCTGCCAATCACCCCAGATAGCAG gtttTGTTTTGAACTACACTGGTTCTCCGGTTGTCCTCTTGGCTCTGCCCCCTTGACCTGCCCTGACCTCTGCCGTGAAGCACGTTGTCTTGGTAACCCGATGGCTGAGTGTCGTTTGCGGAACTGTGGCTCCTGCTTTACTGAGTGGCTTGACCCAACCACCGGAGCGTACGTCATCTGCCAGGGCTGGTAA